One Campylobacter concisus genomic window, AGAATAATCCAAACTTTTTAATAGGAGTAAATATGTCACAACCAGTGTATATTAAAGTGAAAGGTTCTACACAAGGACTTATTTCAAGTGGTGCTTCAACAGAAGCTAGTATAGGCAATCGCTATCAGTCAGGTCACGAAGATGAGATCATGGCTCAAGAGGTTTCTCATATAGTAACAGTTCCAACTGATCCACAAAGTGGCCAACCATCAGGCCAAAGAGTCCATAAGCCATTTAGTTTTACTACATCACTAAATAAAGCTGTTCCACTTCTTTACAATGCTTTAACACAAGGTGAAAGGCTTCCAGAGGTTGAGATCTATTGGTATAGAACATCAACTAGTGGTGGTGCGGAGCATTTCTTTACTACAAAACTAGAAGATGCAACTATAACAGATATTACTCTAGTAAGTCCAAATGCTCAAGACAAGCTAAACAGCGACAAAACAGAGCTTTTCAAAGTTTCAATGAACTATAGAAAGATAGTTTGGGAACATGTAGCTGCAGGTACAAGCGGAAGTGATGACTGGAGAGAAGCTACTAAAAAAGCTTAAAACCAACCTAGGGTTTACCCCTAGGGTTAA contains:
- a CDS encoding Hcp family type VI secretion system effector, with the translated sequence MSQPVYIKVKGSTQGLISSGASTEASIGNRYQSGHEDEIMAQEVSHIVTVPTDPQSGQPSGQRVHKPFSFTTSLNKAVPLLYNALTQGERLPEVEIYWYRTSTSGGAEHFFTTKLEDATITDITLVSPNAQDKLNSDKTELFKVSMNYRKIVWEHVAAGTSGSDDWREATKKA